In one Acidobacteriota bacterium genomic region, the following are encoded:
- a CDS encoding S8 family serine peptidase, which produces MQPLSAYCPVCRREVDVEQIAGSGAVHDSLHPLLAVNMHSWEPGKPICIDCVLRYSRLHDELCAAFPQFAAQELKVVPTPMRLDAPDEVRGRGVTIAFLDSGFYGHPDLALPRDRVLKYVNLVERAKPSDLTTPQASSWHGMMTSVVAAGNGYLSGGLYRGIASEANLVLVKVGVSSRVRHTDIARGLRWVIRHREEFNIRIVNISAGGDYEASYLSDELSRIAEDATRAGLLVVAAVGNSGHLANHPVLPPASAPSVIAVGGLDDKNNLDFGDNDMYRSSYGPTIDGLQKPEVIAPGIWIAAPILPGTPTAEQAMLLSQLENAADSALREIIRQHPGVDEDLDHATELAPYLLRQVVWIKIRDNKVISGHYKHVDGTSFAAPIVSSIAAQMLEAVPDLKPHEIKLALIRTAVRLPHVEVDRQGWGMVNPRAAIAAAMAMREAGHHPVSPH; this is translated from the coding sequence ATGCAGCCACTCTCAGCTTACTGTCCTGTCTGCCGGCGTGAGGTAGACGTCGAGCAGATCGCCGGTTCGGGCGCCGTCCACGACTCGCTCCACCCTCTGCTGGCGGTCAATATGCACTCATGGGAGCCGGGCAAACCGATTTGCATAGATTGTGTTCTCCGATACTCGAGGCTCCACGACGAGCTCTGCGCCGCCTTTCCGCAATTCGCCGCGCAGGAGCTCAAGGTCGTGCCTACACCTATGCGGCTCGACGCGCCGGACGAGGTTCGCGGGCGCGGCGTCACGATCGCTTTCCTCGACTCAGGCTTCTATGGGCATCCCGATCTCGCATTGCCGCGCGATCGGGTGCTGAAATACGTAAACCTGGTTGAGCGGGCAAAACCGAGCGACCTGACCACTCCGCAAGCTTCTTCGTGGCACGGGATGATGACCTCAGTAGTCGCCGCCGGCAACGGGTATCTGTCGGGCGGGCTCTATCGAGGCATCGCGTCCGAAGCGAACCTTGTGCTAGTGAAAGTGGGGGTGTCCTCGCGCGTGCGTCACACCGACATAGCGCGCGGGCTTCGCTGGGTGATCCGGCATCGCGAAGAGTTCAACATTCGAATCGTGAACATCTCGGCGGGAGGCGACTACGAAGCAAGTTACCTTTCCGACGAACTGTCGAGAATTGCGGAAGACGCGACTCGCGCAGGTTTGCTTGTTGTCGCAGCCGTCGGCAACTCCGGCCATCTGGCGAATCACCCGGTACTGCCGCCCGCATCGGCGCCTTCGGTGATAGCAGTAGGCGGACTCGACGATAAGAACAATCTCGACTTCGGGGACAACGATATGTATCGCTCGAGCTACGGTCCGACGATTGACGGCCTGCAGAAGCCCGAAGTCATCGCGCCCGGCATCTGGATAGCCGCCCCGATACTGCCCGGCACTCCGACCGCCGAACAAGCGATGCTCCTGTCGCAGCTTGAAAACGCAGCCGACTCAGCGTTGCGCGAGATAATCAGGCAGCACCCTGGTGTGGACGAAGACCTCGACCACGCAACGGAACTTGCGCCTTACCTCTTGCGTCAGGTGGTGTGGATCAAGATACGCGACAACAAGGTGATCAGCGGTCACTACAAGCATGTCGACGGGACCAGCTTCGCCGCGCCGATCGTTTCATCCATCGCGGCTCAAATGTTAGAAGCCGTTCCCGACTTGAAGCCCCACGAAATCAAACTCGCATTGATCAGGACCGCGGTAAGGCTTCCTCACGTTGAAGTCGACCGGCAGGGATGGGGAATGGTGAATCCGCGAGCCGCAATCGCCGCAGCTATGGCGATGCGCGAAGCGGGGCATCACCCGGTTTCTCCACATTGA
- a CDS encoding carboxymuconolactone decarboxylase family protein has translation MDSKLAPQADARKEAAEPEIPVSNPQEKKDGRPSSYSMLEPKMRRIYGEFYREIYFSEKKHIDTKTQELISIAASLVAKCQGCIDGHLKKALEAGATPEEISETIAIAAAINAAAIIDLSDAAAANVNVNHFPSDGPRFRG, from the coding sequence ATGGACAGCAAGTTGGCGCCACAGGCTGATGCAAGAAAGGAAGCGGCCGAACCCGAGATCCCGGTTTCCAATCCTCAAGAGAAGAAAGACGGCAGGCCGTCATCGTACTCGATGCTGGAGCCGAAGATGCGCCGCATTTATGGCGAGTTCTACCGCGAGATCTACTTCTCGGAAAAGAAACACATCGACACAAAGACACAGGAGTTGATCTCGATCGCCGCGTCGCTGGTGGCCAAGTGTCAGGGCTGCATCGACGGCCACCTCAAAAAAGCGCTGGAGGCCGGCGCAACACCGGAGGAAATCAGCGAGACAATCGCCATCGCAGCCGCCATCAACGCTGCTGCGATCATAGATCTTTCCGACGCCGCCGCGGCAAACGTCAACGTCAATCACTTCCCAAGCGACGGACCGCGGTTCAGAGGTTAA
- a CDS encoding alpha/beta hydrolase family protein, which produces MDLLMQLAIGILSVMITLVANVAAHLMPRQAAATPQTSSSAQPTPGGVQYSSLPSESLGKELKFAIVLPPSYERDTKRRYPVLYFLHGMNGNEREFERRGVAAAISKLRDEGKIGEFIIVSPAGENSFYLNAKNGLRYEDAIIKDLIPYVEKTYRAIGTPATRSIQGISMGGWGALLLAFKHPEMFSTVTTHCAALVPELPHPQGGDQRSMFVSRLVGKIFGDPPDEQYFRAANPVFVVEQNLAAIKKSGIKIYFDCGEQDRYGFQEPNKSFDEKLTKLGLAHEFHMYPGGHGWEYMISVADHSYTFLWTNFKTDGKHSAPVRSRAGD; this is translated from the coding sequence ATGGATCTTCTCATGCAGCTCGCCATCGGAATTCTTTCCGTGATGATCACTCTGGTTGCGAACGTCGCCGCGCACTTGATGCCGCGACAGGCCGCCGCAACCCCGCAAACTTCTTCTTCCGCGCAACCAACCCCGGGCGGCGTGCAGTACAGCTCGCTTCCATCGGAGTCGCTGGGCAAGGAGCTGAAGTTCGCTATTGTGCTGCCTCCTTCATACGAACGCGACACCAAGCGGCGTTATCCCGTGCTCTACTTCCTTCACGGGATGAACGGTAACGAGCGAGAGTTCGAGCGCCGTGGCGTCGCGGCCGCAATCAGCAAATTGCGCGACGAGGGCAAGATCGGCGAGTTCATCATAGTCTCGCCTGCGGGCGAGAACAGCTTCTACTTGAACGCGAAGAACGGCCTGCGCTACGAGGACGCGATAATCAAAGACCTGATTCCCTACGTTGAGAAGACCTATCGCGCCATCGGGACCCCGGCGACGCGCTCCATTCAGGGCATCTCAATGGGCGGCTGGGGTGCGCTGCTGCTTGCGTTCAAGCACCCGGAGATGTTTTCAACCGTGACCACTCACTGCGCCGCTCTCGTCCCCGAGCTGCCGCATCCGCAGGGCGGCGACCAGCGCTCGATGTTTGTTTCTCGACTCGTCGGAAAAATCTTTGGCGATCCGCCCGACGAGCAATATTTCCGTGCCGCGAATCCGGTGTTCGTAGTCGAACAGAATCTGGCGGCGATCAAGAAATCGGGCATCAAGATTTACTTCGACTGCGGCGAGCAGGATCGGTATGGATTTCAGGAGCCCAACAAATCTTTTGACGAGAAGCTGACAAAACTCGGTCTCGCACACGAGTTTCACATGTATCCCGGCGGCCACGGATGGGAATACATGATCTCGGTGGCGGACCACTCGTACACATTCTTGTGGACGAACTTCAAGACCGACGGCAAGCATTCGGCGCCGGTTCGCTCGCGCGCCGGCGACTGA
- a CDS encoding transglutaminase-like domain-containing protein encodes MSTQSGKHARILFAEMVSRDDEQVNLAEAALLIAAEEYPRLDVEAYLEKLDLFGDLARDRAEDASDTIGMITALNATLFERLGFHGNRESYYDPRNSFLNEVIDRRTGIPIALTIVYMEVARRLGFPVKGVGMPFHFIAKHEAESGDVFIDPFNGGRLLGDAGCAELIAEMSGGKIELQPAHLQPVTNKQILTRMLSNLLGIYAASDHRRALAAIERMLLIDPHSATHIRDRGLLLASVGDTANAITELKRYLELAPYAADANTIREHLKSIRQNQAKLN; translated from the coding sequence GTGTCAACGCAAAGTGGAAAGCACGCGCGAATTCTATTCGCCGAGATGGTTTCGCGCGACGATGAGCAGGTCAATCTGGCAGAAGCTGCGCTGCTCATCGCCGCAGAGGAGTATCCGCGCCTGGACGTTGAAGCCTATCTCGAAAAGCTCGATCTCTTCGGAGATCTCGCGCGCGACCGCGCCGAAGATGCAAGCGACACAATTGGCATGATCACTGCCCTGAATGCCACATTGTTTGAACGCCTGGGCTTTCACGGCAACCGGGAAAGCTACTACGATCCTCGGAACAGCTTTCTGAACGAAGTGATCGATCGGCGAACTGGCATACCAATCGCGCTGACAATTGTGTACATGGAAGTTGCCCGGAGACTCGGATTCCCGGTCAAGGGCGTGGGGATGCCGTTCCACTTCATCGCTAAACACGAAGCTGAGAGTGGGGATGTTTTCATCGACCCCTTCAATGGAGGCCGGCTCCTCGGCGATGCCGGATGCGCGGAGTTGATAGCGGAAATGAGCGGCGGCAAAATCGAGCTGCAGCCCGCGCACCTCCAACCGGTGACTAATAAACAAATCCTTACCCGGATGCTGTCGAACCTTCTCGGCATCTACGCGGCAAGCGATCATCGCAGAGCGCTGGCAGCGATTGAGCGAATGTTGCTCATCGATCCGCACTCGGCGACTCACATAAGAGATCGAGGATTGCTTCTCGCATCAGTCGGCGACACCGCCAACGCGATCACCGAGCTTAAGCGGTACCTCGAACTTGCTCCCTACGCCGCGGACGCCAACACGATCCGCGAACATCTGAAGTCAATCCGCCAGAACCAGGCAAAGCTGAACTGA
- a CDS encoding metallophosphoesterase encodes MLRRLAILLSLLVGFWVQLALDEPAIGRAAQPARQQPAASAQTAPPPEQVRAIAAPVNPLPAEAASAEVTRFSFIVYGDTRGRRDGVQEQYEHSLIVDSMVATIKRLASGPFPVRFVLQSGDAVVNGRDARQWNKSFVDLINRITTEGGVPYSLAPGNHDVSGSDALESPMRKEGLRNYLAAIANLIPPNGAARRLDGYPTYAFGYGNAFFIALDSNIATDDKQFEWVKSQLEGLDRKRYRHIVAFFHHPPFSSGPHGGAVVEPPSAALRARYMPLFRRHHVAILFTGHEHLFEHWVERYEDSDGNKRRIDQIVTGGGGAPLYPYRGEPDLREYLKTYASEKVSLDHVVRPGMNPGDNPYHFLVVQVDGDRIRLEIIGVDWGRGFQPYRSNRTELQDANR; translated from the coding sequence ATGCTTCGCCGCCTCGCCATCTTGCTATCGCTCCTTGTTGGCTTCTGGGTACAGCTCGCTCTAGACGAACCGGCGATTGGGCGAGCGGCACAACCAGCACGCCAACAGCCCGCCGCCTCAGCCCAAACGGCGCCGCCTCCCGAGCAAGTGCGCGCGATCGCGGCTCCTGTTAATCCGCTTCCCGCAGAGGCGGCTTCGGCTGAAGTAACGCGTTTTTCATTCATCGTCTACGGTGACACTCGCGGGCGACGCGACGGCGTTCAGGAGCAGTACGAGCATTCGCTTATCGTCGATTCGATGGTCGCCACAATCAAACGGCTAGCGAGCGGTCCGTTTCCGGTGCGCTTCGTTCTACAGAGCGGCGATGCCGTAGTAAACGGCAGAGACGCGCGGCAGTGGAACAAGAGCTTCGTGGATCTGATCAATCGAATCACCACCGAGGGCGGCGTCCCCTACTCCCTGGCGCCCGGCAATCACGACGTGAGTGGGTCTGACGCACTGGAGTCTCCGATGCGAAAGGAAGGACTTCGGAACTACCTCGCGGCAATCGCCAATCTGATCCCGCCAAATGGCGCGGCGCGCCGGCTGGATGGCTATCCGACTTATGCGTTCGGCTATGGCAACGCGTTCTTCATCGCGCTTGATTCGAACATAGCAACCGACGATAAGCAGTTCGAGTGGGTAAAGTCTCAACTCGAAGGATTGGATCGCAAGCGCTATCGCCACATAGTAGCCTTCTTCCATCACCCACCCTTCTCCTCCGGCCCGCACGGTGGCGCAGTAGTCGAGCCGCCGTCCGCGGCGTTGAGAGCGAGATACATGCCTTTGTTCCGGCGTCATCACGTGGCGATTCTTTTCACCGGACACGAGCACTTGTTCGAGCACTGGGTCGAACGTTACGAAGACTCGGACGGAAACAAACGCCGTATCGATCAGATCGTGACCGGCGGAGGCGGCGCGCCGCTTTATCCATATCGCGGCGAGCCTGACTTGCGGGAGTATTTGAAGACGTATGCTTCGGAGAAGGTATCGCTGGATCACGTGGTAAGACCCGGAATGAATCCCGGCGACAACCCCTATCATTTCCTGGTCGTGCAAGTGGACGGCGACCGAATTCGCCTCGAGATCATAGGCGTCGACTGGGGACGCGGCTTCCAGCCCTATCGCAGCAACAGGACGGAGCTTCAGGACGCGAACCGCTAG
- a CDS encoding UPF0182 family protein translates to MEDDPLFTPKLIDIKPRKRRVGLIVAVLIIVAAMLFGSQLLNIYIDSLWFSAVGYARVYWYKFRLGGLLFLIFFVLSFLIVRVPFLFLNRVLPELTERPRFHFTSVEDIKDVNFLPWIYRPGVWVLAAAIALLSGISMSQEWPQFALYLHSQPAQLSDPIFGRDVSFYLFKLPVLELVAGWLQTVSVVMLIAIGAASGYVWYFEQARGTITQDIRRRATSAISLAVAFFGLTLAARTYFDRFDLLHSRHDLFTGIDYTDANVRLTAMNIMIGLLVLASIVAASNAFVMKRVRTIVSLAVIVAVAWVLGLGIIPSIFHSLSVKPNELAKEAAFIDHNIQMTRHAFAIDRFEERPFEPKATLTAEQVQANRDTLDNVRLWDRRALQSTLAQIQEIRTYYDFNLPDVDRYVINGRLRQVMLSAREMNVEQLPDQSRNWINQHVVYTHGYGVTMNTVTEFTPEGMPNLVLKNMPVESSVPEIKVTRPEIYFGEGSNTHVYVHTKPQGATPPEFNYPAPGNVDSYTTYESDAGIPVGGLMRQLALSFYLGEGTNLLFSDYINSESRVLMRRNVRDRVQQIAPFLMFEDDPYIVIGRDGKLYWIIDAFTHSDQFPYSAAHQVGDRSVNYMRNSVKAVVDAYEGSVRFYVFEPDDPIISAYQDIFPELFHPKSEMPDDLMAHVRYSILLVNAQARVYALYHMQNTQTFYNHEDLWAIATGEAAQGAEAPPMQPYHVLMKLPAEQNASLEFVNILPFTPSGPGRSNMIGWMAARSDGANYGRTLVYTFPKNVTVNGPGQIRARVNQDPVLSQQMTLWNSTGSELLRGNLLVIPIADSLLYVEPFYLQAEGAASKLPELRQVAVATQDQLKAAKTFDEALSLLIPGLAPGQATQSGKLTQADAQTPSKEPLPGAPTAQASSSDIDRLVKQAQQLISDYERLSAEGKHRDAGEKFDQLKATLAELNRKRGGT, encoded by the coding sequence ATGGAAGACGACCCACTGTTCACCCCCAAGCTGATCGACATCAAGCCCCGCAAGCGACGAGTCGGACTTATCGTCGCAGTTCTGATAATCGTCGCGGCTATGTTATTCGGCTCGCAGCTTCTGAACATCTACATCGACTCGCTGTGGTTCTCGGCAGTCGGTTATGCAAGAGTATACTGGTACAAGTTCCGTCTGGGCGGTCTGCTCTTCCTCATCTTTTTCGTTCTGTCATTCTTGATCGTTCGCGTGCCGTTCCTATTCTTGAACCGTGTATTACCCGAGCTTACCGAGCGTCCCAGGTTCCATTTCACCTCAGTCGAAGACATCAAAGACGTAAACTTCCTGCCATGGATCTATCGTCCCGGTGTATGGGTGCTGGCGGCTGCCATCGCGTTGCTGTCGGGCATCAGCATGAGCCAGGAGTGGCCTCAGTTCGCGTTGTACCTTCACTCACAGCCGGCTCAGTTGAGCGATCCGATCTTTGGGCGCGATGTCAGCTTCTACTTATTCAAGCTGCCCGTGCTCGAGCTTGTAGCCGGCTGGCTGCAAACGGTCTCGGTGGTCATGTTGATCGCCATCGGGGCGGCGTCGGGTTATGTCTGGTACTTCGAGCAAGCGAGGGGCACGATAACCCAGGACATTCGCCGCCGGGCTACTTCTGCAATCAGTCTCGCTGTCGCGTTCTTCGGCCTGACGCTTGCCGCGAGGACCTACTTCGACCGATTCGATCTCTTGCACAGCCGTCACGATTTGTTCACCGGAATCGACTACACCGACGCGAACGTGCGGTTGACGGCGATGAACATAATGATCGGTCTTCTGGTGCTGGCTTCGATCGTGGCAGCGAGCAATGCATTCGTCATGAAGCGAGTGCGAACAATCGTGTCGCTTGCGGTGATCGTCGCGGTGGCGTGGGTGCTTGGCCTCGGGATCATCCCTTCCATCTTCCACTCGCTTTCCGTAAAGCCCAATGAGCTGGCGAAGGAAGCAGCGTTCATCGACCACAACATACAGATGACCCGTCACGCATTCGCGATCGATCGCTTCGAGGAACGGCCCTTCGAGCCCAAAGCGACTCTGACAGCGGAGCAGGTTCAGGCTAATCGCGACACGCTGGACAACGTCAGGCTGTGGGACAGACGCGCGCTTCAGTCGACGCTGGCTCAGATTCAAGAGATTCGGACCTACTACGATTTCAATCTGCCCGATGTAGATCGATACGTGATAAACGGCAGGCTACGCCAGGTGATGCTGTCCGCGCGCGAGATGAACGTCGAACAGCTGCCTGACCAGTCGAGGAACTGGATCAATCAGCACGTCGTCTACACTCACGGCTACGGCGTGACAATGAACACCGTCACCGAATTCACTCCCGAAGGAATGCCGAACCTGGTGCTCAAGAACATGCCGGTCGAGAGCTCGGTTCCCGAGATCAAAGTCACCCGGCCGGAGATCTACTTCGGCGAGGGGAGCAACACGCATGTATACGTGCACACCAAGCCTCAGGGGGCGACACCTCCGGAGTTCAACTACCCGGCGCCCGGGAATGTCGATTCGTACACTACGTACGAATCGGACGCGGGGATACCGGTAGGCGGGCTCATGCGGCAGCTCGCGCTCAGCTTTTATCTGGGAGAGGGAACAAACCTGCTCTTCTCCGACTACATCAACTCTGAAAGCCGGGTGTTGATGCGCCGCAACGTGCGCGACCGAGTTCAGCAGATTGCGCCGTTCCTTATGTTCGAAGACGACCCCTACATTGTCATAGGCCGCGACGGGAAGCTCTACTGGATCATCGATGCCTTTACGCATTCGGATCAGTTTCCTTACTCAGCCGCTCATCAGGTCGGCGATCGCAGCGTCAACTATATGCGCAATTCAGTGAAGGCGGTGGTCGACGCGTACGAAGGGAGCGTCAGGTTCTATGTCTTCGAGCCCGATGACCCGATCATCAGCGCTTATCAAGACATCTTCCCTGAACTCTTTCACCCGAAGAGCGAGATGCCCGATGATCTGATGGCGCACGTTCGCTACTCGATCCTGCTTGTAAACGCGCAAGCTCGCGTCTACGCGCTGTATCACATGCAGAACACCCAGACGTTTTACAATCACGAGGATCTGTGGGCTATCGCCACCGGCGAGGCTGCGCAAGGCGCTGAAGCTCCGCCGATGCAGCCTTATCACGTGCTGATGAAGTTGCCCGCCGAGCAAAATGCTTCGCTCGAGTTCGTGAACATCCTCCCGTTCACCCCGTCTGGTCCGGGCCGCAGCAATATGATTGGATGGATGGCAGCTCGCAGCGATGGAGCTAACTACGGACGTACACTTGTATACACCTTTCCGAAGAACGTGACCGTGAACGGACCGGGGCAAATCAGGGCTCGCGTCAATCAGGACCCGGTGCTCTCGCAACAGATGACGTTGTGGAATTCAACGGGTTCGGAGCTGCTGCGCGGCAACCTCCTGGTCATTCCCATCGCCGACTCTCTGTTGTACGTCGAGCCATTCTATCTGCAAGCCGAGGGAGCTGCATCGAAGCTTCCGGAGTTGAGACAAGTGGCGGTCGCAACGCAAGACCAACTGAAAGCGGCAAAGACTTTTGACGAAGCGCTCAGCCTGCTCATTCCCGGGCTGGCGCCTGGACAAGCAACACAGTCGGGAAAGCTGACTCAGGCTGACGCTCAGACGCCGTCGAAGGAACCGCTGCCGGGTGCACCGACCGCGCAAGCCAGTTCATCCGACATCGACCGCCTTGTAAAGCAAGCGCAGCAACTAATCTCGGACTACGAGCGGCTGTCCGCCGAGGGTAAGCATCGAGACGCCGGCGAGAAGTTCGATCAATTGAAGGCTACGCTCGCGGAACTAAATCGCAAACGCGGCGGCACGTAA
- a CDS encoding UPF0175 family protein, producing the protein MGVTLIIPETIFEQSRGEIARELLETAVLEAFRADAISLGRLAEILDLTIDEANGFLKSHNVHSRMDAEDIEEGRATLGTLISQ; encoded by the coding sequence ATGGGCGTGACCCTCATCATTCCAGAGACCATCTTCGAGCAAAGCCGCGGCGAAATCGCCCGCGAGCTATTGGAGACAGCCGTGCTCGAAGCTTTTCGCGCCGACGCCATTAGCCTCGGCCGGCTGGCGGAGATTCTGGATTTGACCATCGATGAAGCGAACGGATTTCTCAAGTCTCACAACGTGCATTCTAGAATGGATGCTGAAGACATCGAGGAAGGCCGCGCGACCTTAGGAACTCTTATCTCCCAATGA
- a CDS encoding HD domain-containing phosphohydrolase, which translates to MNLTLRKMLHNFSALTDLASEISSTHNFEEVTRASLHTLLGALAIPRGAIARYTARPRQLKITAAKGIAGAVGLRIALDRDEVERLTRRAQPISIHAESDGLAHFVERNGEMLTRLRAHISVPMIARGELMGLIFLSEKFTREAYSDEDIEIIGAISRNIAIAFYNHRLMVMHKRKAEENRRLYAEMRQIYRDTVRAFGAAIDLKDAYTSGHSDRVARYAEALAREMGVTGQDLEHISVAGYLHDIGKITVDRAIINNPRPLTDKEFGELNKHVTTGFEILSNIRHPWDEIAYMTKCHHEKVDGTGYPQGLRGDEIPLGSKIVTLADSFDAMMTDRPYRSRLSLEQTLADLRKHTDKQFDGEVVAAFCRLLLKEINGTTRDRVFIPMIGLKFDRVAITATLDSMLAELDGSKPQYRSAAS; encoded by the coding sequence ATGAACCTCACGCTCAGGAAGATGCTGCACAACTTCAGCGCGCTAACCGACCTCGCAAGCGAGATCAGCTCGACCCACAACTTCGAAGAGGTCACTCGCGCATCGCTTCACACTCTGCTTGGCGCTCTGGCGATTCCACGCGGGGCGATTGCACGGTACACGGCTCGGCCTCGCCAATTGAAGATCACGGCAGCGAAGGGAATCGCCGGAGCTGTGGGCCTGCGCATCGCTCTCGACCGCGATGAAGTCGAGCGTCTCACCAGGCGCGCGCAGCCAATATCGATCCACGCCGAAAGCGATGGGCTTGCGCACTTTGTCGAGCGTAACGGCGAGATGCTCACCCGCTTGCGAGCGCACATCTCTGTGCCGATGATCGCGCGCGGCGAGCTGATGGGTTTGATATTCCTGTCCGAGAAGTTCACTCGCGAAGCGTACAGCGACGAAGACATCGAGATCATCGGCGCGATCTCGCGAAACATCGCAATCGCTTTCTACAACCACCGGCTGATGGTCATGCACAAACGCAAAGCGGAAGAAAACCGGCGGCTCTATGCCGAGATGCGCCAGATCTACCGCGACACGGTTCGCGCTTTCGGCGCAGCCATCGATTTGAAAGACGCCTATACCAGCGGACACTCGGATCGCGTCGCGAGGTATGCCGAAGCCTTAGCCCGGGAGATGGGGGTGACCGGCCAGGACCTGGAACACATCAGCGTAGCCGGCTACCTGCACGACATCGGGAAGATTACAGTGGATCGCGCGATTATCAACAACCCTCGTCCGCTAACCGACAAGGAATTCGGCGAGCTGAACAAGCATGTGACGACCGGCTTCGAGATATTGTCGAACATCCGTCACCCGTGGGACGAGATCGCTTACATGACCAAGTGTCATCACGAAAAAGTTGACGGCACAGGGTATCCGCAAGGGCTGAGAGGCGACGAGATACCGCTGGGCTCAAAGATCGTGACGCTAGCCGATTCATTCGACGCGATGATGACCGATCGACCTTATCGCTCCCGTTTGTCGTTGGAACAGACGCTGGCGGATTTGCGAAAGCACACCGATAAGCAGTTTGATGGAGAAGTAGTCGCGGCGTTCTGCCGGCTGTTATTGAAAGAGATCAACGGCACGACTCGCGACCGGGTATTCATTCCGATGATCGGTTTGAAATTCGATCGAGTAGCGATAACGGCAACGCTCGACTCGATGCTTGCAGAGCTGGATGGATCGAAGCCACAGTACCGGTCAGCAGCGTCGTGA
- a CDS encoding STAS domain-containing protein, whose translation MSAAEIRARLIEDAAVIYPGPYLNQLRGESIESQCQEFLASGVRRIVINFEETELINSIGISILLGVIESVNRAQGALVLSNLNASNRELFEMLGLMSHVEMVDTEEIALLKLGGEALQAAS comes from the coding sequence ATGAGTGCTGCCGAGATCAGAGCCAGGCTTATTGAGGACGCGGCGGTAATTTATCCCGGCCCGTACCTCAATCAACTCAGGGGAGAAAGCATCGAAAGCCAGTGTCAGGAGTTTCTCGCGAGCGGCGTGCGGCGCATCGTAATCAACTTCGAGGAGACCGAGTTGATCAACAGCATCGGCATCTCGATACTCCTCGGAGTGATCGAGTCGGTGAACCGCGCGCAAGGCGCGCTGGTGCTGTCGAATCTGAACGCTTCGAATCGCGAGTTGTTTGAGATGCTCGGTTTGATGTCGCACGTCGAGATGGTGGACACCGAAGAGATCGCGCTTCTGAAGCTGGGTGGCGAAGCTTTGCAAGCTGCGAGCTAA